In SAR324 cluster bacterium, a single window of DNA contains:
- a CDS encoding U32 family peptidase C-terminal domain-containing protein: MIQTLTQIDSAEQLEQLPPDSVSEVILAHKRLSRLGKLETEPLLELAEQAHKRGIRVYMQWDLLATENDFRRMLLEVLEQIPLSSFDAIRVQDVGALEWLRQHPAKPKIHWIAETGHHNLPSLQRWVAYVGSVLERIVLSTELPLPILSEYCRELSVSCELLAVGRILLFYSPRKLLSPVLGSPTEMTLATVTSTDQHHHEFPVMEHQHGTLMFHHRDLFLLDRIEDLRTSGLRYLRFDIQHMELQIWLPQLQQVVRDGLDSDGKQIRSSWPMQTTQGFFRANRTERPIEKLKNPNLRYLDGEVVGYVLEVASREYMAVASRRSFARGDEMILITPEGKRIPFVVEDLRNWEQQEVEVAEAGGLWLLPHERSATAQSLLYFADFFSDGD, encoded by the coding sequence ATGATCCAAACTCTCACCCAAATTGATTCTGCAGAGCAACTAGAACAGCTTCCACCCGATTCTGTTTCAGAGGTGATTCTCGCACACAAGCGATTGAGTCGACTTGGAAAATTGGAAACAGAACCGTTGCTAGAACTTGCTGAACAGGCTCATAAAAGAGGCATTAGGGTCTATATGCAGTGGGATCTGCTGGCAACAGAAAATGACTTCCGACGAATGTTACTGGAGGTTCTGGAGCAGATCCCCTTAAGTTCATTTGACGCAATCCGTGTTCAAGATGTAGGCGCCTTGGAGTGGTTGAGGCAACATCCTGCCAAGCCTAAGATTCACTGGATTGCTGAGACAGGCCACCATAATCTTCCCAGCCTGCAGCGCTGGGTTGCATATGTGGGATCAGTGTTAGAACGAATTGTTCTTTCGACAGAGTTACCTCTCCCAATTCTAAGCGAGTACTGCAGAGAACTATCTGTCTCATGTGAGTTGTTGGCTGTGGGGCGCATCCTATTGTTCTACAGTCCTAGAAAACTACTTTCTCCGGTCCTTGGTTCTCCAACTGAGATGACTCTGGCCACAGTGACCTCGACAGATCAGCACCATCACGAATTTCCAGTTATGGAGCACCAGCATGGAACTCTAATGTTCCACCATCGTGATCTTTTCTTACTGGATCGGATTGAAGATCTTCGAACGAGTGGGCTGCGCTATTTGCGTTTTGACATACAACACATGGAACTGCAGATCTGGTTGCCTCAGCTACAACAAGTGGTTAGGGACGGCCTGGACTCAGATGGCAAACAAATCAGATCTAGTTGGCCAATGCAGACAACGCAGGGATTTTTCAGAGCAAACCGAACTGAACGCCCGATTGAAAAATTGAAAAACCCCAACCTGCGTTATTTGGATGGAGAAGTGGTTGGATATGTTTTGGAAGTGGCGAGTCGAGAATATATGGCGGTAGCCAGTCGGCGTAGTTTTGCTCGGGGTGATGAAATGATTTTGATTACACCGGAAGGGAAACGAATCCCTTTTGTAGTGGAAGACTTGCGGAATTGGGAGCAGCAAGAGGTGGAAGTAGCAGAGGCAGGAGGCTTGTGGCTGCTTCCTCACGAGCGCTCAGCCACAGCCCAGTCTTTGCTTTATTTTGCAGATTTTTTTTCAGATGGAGATTGA
- a CDS encoding helix-turn-helix transcriptional regulator, which yields MNSHVSEALDVSKIKEELRATLANNIISARKAKAKVLGRTYTQEQLAEDSGHSTTAIAQIERGEVDPRLSTIAGIALALKVNPVFLLFGRSEIELLYQMIRELDEDSLSDLSERLFSDNLSEIEKLANSSLPKHRVKASQVSAATMALQLNKQLAQNAIEAAEASQQLAESTLDMMDESMKLGVSTSVGIGAAMAGIMGATVGAFMGMSEKGVSDLLRDTRVPPQSPSEKKSAK from the coding sequence ATGAATAGTCATGTGTCGGAAGCCTTAGACGTCTCCAAGATCAAAGAAGAGCTACGGGCCACTCTTGCGAATAACATCATCTCGGCACGCAAAGCAAAAGCAAAGGTTCTCGGACGCACCTACACCCAAGAACAGCTGGCAGAAGATTCAGGACACTCGACCACTGCCATAGCTCAAATCGAGAGAGGAGAAGTTGATCCAAGACTTTCCACGATCGCAGGAATTGCCTTAGCTCTTAAAGTCAATCCCGTGTTTTTGCTGTTTGGACGTAGTGAGATTGAACTACTTTATCAGATGATCCGTGAATTGGACGAAGATTCATTGAGTGATCTTTCCGAACGTCTTTTCAGCGACAACCTAAGTGAGATTGAAAAGCTCGCCAATTCCAGTCTACCAAAGCATCGTGTAAAAGCCTCTCAAGTGAGTGCCGCAACGATGGCTCTACAGCTCAACAAGCAGCTTGCTCAAAATGCGATTGAAGCTGCAGAAGCTAGCCAGCAACTTGCCGAATCGACATTGGACATGATGGATGAGTCAATGAAACTGGGAGTGAGCACAAGCGTTGGAATCGGTGCCGCAATGGCAGGCATCATGGGAGCCACCGTTGGAGCCTTCATGGGAATGTCAGAAAAGGGAGTTTCTGATCTGCTGCGGGATACTCGAGTGCCTCCTCAATCTCCATCTGAAAAAAAATCTGCAAAATAA